Proteins encoded in a region of the Ziziphus jujuba cultivar Dongzao chromosome 3, ASM3175591v1 genome:
- the LOC107422255 gene encoding FBD-associated F-box protein At5g27750, which produces MARKRVKRNHGEKVQNEPTIMAEDRISQLPDSLIHYIFSFLPTIHLVRMSGVSRRWRRMWVSTPFLYFDCQFNDVTFTKDVNRSSMFLNFVKNCLRFRKRYMQRDTFLISFKLDYYILGRNAARQVDSWVRSAIQSKVKELDLDVEGYRIPQVVYTASSLTQLKFCALNFESTSLSTLSSLTQLELRNLKLEAPFLSKFPTLKHLSLIRVVSDYKSLENLISGCPIIEDLCLVSLKVINHHGLDLSSLDFPAKTLKNLTLSSVEFTDQGFECLISRLAVLERLTLDYFDKVKNLTSVF; this is translated from the exons ATGGCAAGAAAAAGAGTAAAGAGAAACCATGGAGAAAAAGTACAAAATGAGCCCACCATCATGGCTGAAGATCGAATATCACAATTACCTGATTCTCTCATACATTATATTTTCTCATTCCTTCCTACCATTCATCTTGTTAGAATGAGTGGTGTTTCAAGGCGCTGGAGACGGATGTGGGTTTCTACTCCTTTCTTATATTTCGATTGTCAATTCAATGATGTTACTTTCACCAAGGACGTGAATAGATCAAGCATGTTCCTAAATTTCGTGAAAAACTGTTTAAGATTTCGAAAGCGGTACATGCAACGAGATACATTCCTAATAAGTTTTAAGCTTGACTATTATATCCTCGGAAGGAATGCTGCTCGACAAGTAGACAGTTGGGTGAGATCTGCTATTCAAAGTAAAGTGAAGGAGTTAGATCTTGATGTGGAGGGTTACCGTATTCCTCAGGTTGTTTATACTGCAAGTTCATTAACTCAACTGAAGTTTTGTGCTTTGAATTTTGAGTCCACTTCACTTTCAACCTTAAGTTCACTAACTCAGCTTGAGTTAAGAAATTTGAAGCTGGAGGCCCCTTTTCTTTCAAAGTTTCCCACTTTGAAACATCTTTCATTGATCCGTGTGGTATCTGATTATAAGTCACTTGAAAATCTTATTTCTGGATGTCCTATTATTGAGGATTTGTGTTTAGTCAGCCTGAAAGTAATTAATCATCATGGTTTGGATCTAAGCTCCCTAGATTTTCCTGCTAAAACACTTAAAAATCTCACATTATCATCCGTGGAGTTTACTGATCAGGGGTTTGAATGTCTAATTTCTCGGCTTGCCGTCCTTGAGAGATTAACTTTAGATTATTTCGATAAGGTAAAAAATCTGA catcggttttt
- the LOC107434901 gene encoding putative F-box/FBD/LRR-repeat protein At1g78760, translating to MATKRVKVDCGGTVDESHTMMEDRISQLPDPLIHHIFSFLPSIYLVRMSLLSHRWRHMWVSAPFIYFKNFCNITFDKKVSSRDRVLKFVTNYVKHRELCMHIPNTSIIGFKCDTPYWFASRNGAFRQIDDWLNFVVRSKVKELDLHLKEYLLPPFVFNASSLTVLKLTKLNLFVPSLSSYPSLKVLSLDCVKSNARSLQNLISGCPIIEELYLSGSDIGRLHFAVSETLRSLSLLSVDLTNQWLDSLFSRLPLLERFFFKFGRLKYVSIRSHSLKHVSIEYFYAIEAALTTPNLVSLHIVCEPWSKISVETPNLLEVVNLTLKDDGMIKDSYISLVHLLSNLNFLKKMVLTIYKDEVLIFPKHIRQKYLSPMPNLKHLKVMKFSGRSFTKIAEMRESLLWCAPSLESVEIGRNCI from the exons ATGGCAACAAAAAGAGTAAAGGTAGATTGTGGAGGAACGGTGGACGAGTCCCATACCATGATGGAAGATCGAATATCACAGTTACCTGATCCTTTGATTCATCATATTTTCTCATTCTTGCCCTCTATTTATTTAGTACGAATGAGTCTTCTTTCTCATCGTTGGAGACATATGTGGGTTTCCGCtccctttatttatttcaaaaacttTTGTAATATTACTTTCGATAAGAAGGTGAGCAGTCGAGATAGAGTCTTAAAGTTTGTGACCAACTATGTTAAACACCGTGAGCTATGTATGCACATTCCAAATACATCCATAATAGGTTTTAAATGTGACACGCCTTATTGGTTTGCAAGCCGCAATGGTGCTTTTAGACAAATAGATGATTGGTTGAACTTTGTTGTTAGAAGTAAAGTGAAGGAGTTAGATCTCCATCTCAAGGAGTATCTTTTACCTCCGTTCGTTTTTAATGCAAGTTCATTAACCGTCCTGAAGTTGACTAAGCTGAATTTGTTTGTCCCTTCTCTTTCAAGCTATCCCTCTTTGAAAGTTCTCTCTTTGGATTGTGTGAAATCCAATGCTAGGTCACTTCAAAATCTTATTTCTGGATGCCCTATTATTGAAGAATTGTATTTGTCAGGCTCTGATATCGGACGTTTACATTTTGCTGTTAGTGAAACACTTAGAAGTCTGTCATTATTGTCTGTGGATCTTACTAATCAATGGCTTGATTCCCTATTTTCTAGACTTCCTTTGCTTGAgagattttttttcaaatttggtaGGTTGAAATATGTTAGCATTCGTAGTCATAGCCTGAAACATGTTTCGATCGAGTATTTTTATGCCATTGAAGCTGCTCTTACAACACCAAATTTAGTTAGCTTGCACATTGTTTGTGAACCTTGGTCAAAAATTTCTGTTGAAACTCCCAATCTGTTAGAAGTTGTCAATTTGACCCTCAAAGATGATGGAATGATTAAAGACTCATATATTTCTCTTGTACATCTTCTTTCAAATCTGAATTTCTTGAAGAAGATGGTGCTGACAATTTACAAAGATGAG GTTCTCATATTTCCGAAACATATAAGACAGAAGTACCTTTCTCCCATGCCTAATCTGAAGCATCTGAAGGTGATGAAGTTTAGTGGCCGTAGCTTTACTAAAATTGCAGAAATGAGGGAGTCTTTGCTTTGGTGTGCACCTTCTTTGGAGAGTGttgaaattggaagaaattGTATATAG
- the LOC132803092 gene encoding uncharacterized protein LOC132803092 — translation MSPYEALKLLGPGIVQATVDKVNIIRAKLKATQDRQKSYVDVRRKDLKFEVSDRVFLRLSPWKGVVRFAKRGKLTPRYIGPYEIVERIGLVAYRIDLSEELSRVHDVFHISMLCKYISDPSYVLKTPEIEFRDDLSYKE, via the exons atgtcaccttatgaggcGTT GAAACTTCTAGGCCCTGGGATTGTACAGGCGACAGTGGACAAGGTCAATATTATACGGGCCAAGTTGAAAGCAACACAAGACAGGCAAAAGAGCTATGTggatgtgcgtaggaaggatctCAAGTTTGAGGTTAGCGATCGAGTATTCTTAAGGCTCTCTCCTTGGAAAGGTGTAGTACGTTTTGCAAAACGAGGGAAGTTAACTCCTCGCTACATTGGACCGTATGAGATAGTAGAGAGGATAGGTCTAGTGGCTTACAGGATTGACTTATCGGAGGAGCTTTCTCGAGTCCATGATGTTTTTCACATCTCCATGCTCTGCAAGTATATCTCAGACCCATCATATGTGTTAAAGACACCGGAGATTGAATTTAGGGATGACTTGTCTTATAAGGAGTAG